One genomic segment of Catalinimonas alkaloidigena includes these proteins:
- a CDS encoding ABC transporter permease, whose product MLRHHLLLFYRNFQRFRSTFIINLIGLSSGLTCVLLIYLWVNDELKVDKFHEKDSQLYQVMENQKHAGDINTSEATPDLLAQSMLEELPEIEQAVTVYPAEWFDNFSLTSDNADGNKSIEAKGQFVSQDFFTVFSYDLLLGNKDQVLKDKKGIVISEALAISLFGTTDDVVGKSLEWHLLQYSKPALITGVFSNIPAQSTAQFDIVLTTEAFGDIRPWEMNWGNTGPNTYITLQRGTNINGFHEKIEDYLKVKDETITHRKLFVRPYSDAYLYGNYEDGKQAGGRIEYVRLFSIIAIFILLIACINFMNLSTAKASRRVKEVGIKKAVGAGRNSLIIQYLSESVFMTLLSLMTAILLVSLLLPQFNIITAKQLSFELSLPVAVTLCIITIFTGLLAGSYPALFLSGFSPAVVLKGKLNGNVGEVWARKGLVIFQFVLSVILIVSVWVVYQQITFVQQKNLGFEKENLISFPIEGETAKRMHTFVDELRRIPGVLNASTMRQNIIGNQSSTIGLNWPGKDPEQVVQFQNFSVGYDMIETLGLKILEGRSFRTASIADTAAIIFNETAIALMGLEKPVGATINLWGEERQIIGIVEDFHYESLREEVKPIFFKLNKTDMMTVIARLKAGNEQQTLAQIQDFYKSFNPAYAFDYQFVNDDYQALYEAEQRVSTLSKYFAGLAMLISCLGLFGLAAFTAERRLKEIGVRKILGASNFSIIYLLSSDFTKMVLIAIGIALPLSYLITHRWLENYAFQIELSWWYFAGAGIIALLIAWFTVGLQTLKAAHAKPVDCLNDE is encoded by the coding sequence ATGCTCAGACACCACCTACTACTATTCTACCGAAATTTCCAACGTTTCAGAAGTACTTTCATCATTAACCTGATCGGGCTTTCATCAGGGCTTACTTGTGTACTGTTGATTTATCTCTGGGTAAATGATGAGCTCAAAGTGGATAAATTTCATGAGAAAGACAGTCAATTGTACCAGGTAATGGAAAATCAGAAGCATGCCGGTGATATCAATACTTCTGAGGCTACTCCCGATCTGCTGGCACAAAGCATGCTGGAAGAATTGCCGGAAATAGAACAGGCAGTGACTGTTTATCCGGCTGAATGGTTCGATAACTTCAGCTTAACTAGTGACAATGCTGATGGAAATAAAAGCATAGAAGCGAAAGGCCAATTCGTAAGTCAAGACTTTTTCACTGTCTTTTCCTACGATTTGCTGCTGGGTAACAAAGATCAGGTGCTGAAAGATAAAAAAGGAATTGTTATCTCAGAGGCATTAGCCATCAGTTTGTTTGGGACTACGGACGATGTTGTAGGAAAGTCGTTGGAATGGCATCTTTTGCAGTATAGCAAGCCCGCCCTGATTACCGGTGTGTTCAGCAATATACCAGCACAGTCTACTGCTCAATTTGATATTGTGCTGACAACTGAGGCTTTTGGGGATATCCGTCCCTGGGAGATGAACTGGGGAAATACCGGGCCAAATACTTATATCACTTTGCAGAGAGGCACAAATATCAATGGGTTTCATGAAAAAATAGAAGACTACCTCAAGGTAAAAGACGAGACCATTACCCACCGCAAGCTGTTTGTACGCCCCTATTCAGATGCCTATCTTTACGGGAACTATGAAGATGGTAAACAAGCCGGGGGCCGAATTGAATATGTCAGGCTCTTCTCAATTATCGCCATCTTTATCCTTCTCATTGCCTGCATCAATTTCATGAACCTTTCTACTGCCAAGGCTTCCCGTCGCGTGAAAGAGGTAGGGATAAAAAAAGCAGTGGGTGCCGGCCGCAACAGCTTAATCATTCAATACCTGAGCGAATCCGTTTTTATGACATTACTCTCACTTATGACTGCCATACTATTGGTGTCATTGTTATTACCCCAGTTCAATATCATCACTGCTAAGCAACTTTCATTTGAGCTGAGCTTACCAGTGGCGGTTACGCTATGCATCATTACAATTTTTACCGGCTTGCTAGCCGGTAGTTATCCTGCCCTGTTCTTATCAGGCTTCAGTCCGGCAGTAGTATTGAAAGGAAAGCTTAACGGCAATGTGGGTGAAGTATGGGCCCGAAAAGGTTTGGTCATATTCCAATTTGTACTTTCGGTAATACTGATCGTATCCGTTTGGGTCGTCTACCAACAAATTACTTTTGTGCAGCAAAAGAACCTGGGTTTTGAAAAAGAGAATTTGATTTCATTTCCTATAGAGGGAGAAACAGCTAAGCGAATGCACACATTTGTAGATGAGCTAAGGCGTATTCCTGGTGTATTGAATGCTTCTACGATGCGACAGAACATTATCGGAAATCAATCCTCAACGATAGGGTTAAACTGGCCTGGCAAAGATCCTGAACAGGTGGTACAGTTTCAGAATTTTAGTGTGGGCTATGATATGATAGAAACTCTTGGCTTAAAAATTTTGGAAGGTCGTAGCTTCAGGACCGCATCCATTGCCGATACGGCTGCTATTATTTTTAATGAGACTGCTATCGCATTAATGGGGCTTGAAAAGCCCGTAGGCGCTACCATCAATTTGTGGGGCGAAGAACGCCAGATCATAGGCATTGTTGAAGACTTCCATTATGAGTCCCTGCGTGAAGAAGTAAAGCCAATCTTCTTCAAGCTTAACAAAACTGATATGATGACAGTGATAGCACGACTAAAGGCGGGCAATGAACAACAAACTTTAGCTCAAATACAGGACTTCTATAAAAGCTTTAATCCCGCTTATGCTTTTGATTATCAATTCGTCAATGACGATTATCAGGCATTGTATGAAGCGGAACAAAGAGTTTCGACACTCTCAAAATATTTTGCCGGATTAGCAATGCTTATTTCCTGTCTGGGGCTTTTTGGTCTTGCGGCATTTACCGCAGAAAGGAGGCTTAAAGAAATTGGCGTCAGGAAAATCCTGGGAGCAAGCAATTTTAGTATCATTTATCTTTTGTCCTCTGATTTTACCAAAATGGTTTTGATCGCCATCGGTATAGCTTTACCTTTAAGTTATTTGATAACCCACCGCTGGTTAGAAAACTATGCCTTTCAGATTGAGCTTAGCTGGTGGTATTTTGCTGGTGCGGGTATTATCGCATTGCTGATTGCCTGGTTCACCGTAGGCTTACAAACCCTTAAAGCAGCCCATGCCAAGCCGGTGGACTGTCTTAATGACGAATGA
- a CDS encoding DUF5916 domain-containing protein — translation MKALQLLLVNLLLLSIPLFGQKKNADYRLQLKKSNTAIIVDGSINDVGWEQAQVAKDFHMILPMDTSLAKVKTEVRMTYDDNFLYLIAVCYHSEPGPYIVESLRRDFSFGKNDNFLLFMDPFDDQTNGFSFGANAAGAQWDGLMYDGGSVDLSWDNKWTSEVKNYEDRWVFEAAIPFKTIRYKKGITEWGINFSRLDLKAGEKSSWTPVPRQFPSASLAYTGTLVWDQPPPTVGGNVSIIPYALGGVSRDFNNDLDTDYRGEVGVDAKVAITSSLNLDLTVNPDFSQVEVDQQVTNLDRFELFFPERRQFFLENGDLFANFGYQNIRPFFSRRIGLGVPIRFGARLSGKVNKNWRIGVMNMQTGKVEETGLPAQNFAVAAVQRRVFARSNIGLIVVDKESLNYTPSDDPQMPEYSQYNRNIGLEYNLASSNNLWTGKALYLRSFSPEERENNVVHAANLNYESRKLSLRWQHEYVGEGYTAEVGYVPRRNYIKLNPEAEYRFFPDNSSVVSHGPTISSTYFFNHAFEQTDNESYLAYNVVFQNRSNMSAWVAHNYVQLLQAFDPTNSSGDTLATFSEHHWNAWGTEYESTPNSLFTYSFSTRYGGYFADGKRLNLTTEMGYRFQPYVSISLRASYNNILLPEPWNRNEFWLLGPRLDVTMTNKLFFTAFMQYNQQLDNINLNTRLQWRYQPASDLFIVYTDNYFPEPFGVRNRALVLKFTYWWNV, via the coding sequence TTGAAAGCCTTACAATTGCTGCTTGTAAATCTGTTACTACTCAGTATTCCTCTTTTTGGTCAGAAAAAAAACGCCGATTACCGCCTTCAACTGAAAAAATCAAACACAGCAATTATTGTTGATGGAAGCATCAATGACGTAGGCTGGGAGCAAGCCCAGGTAGCCAAGGATTTTCATATGATACTACCCATGGATACCAGCCTGGCGAAAGTTAAAACAGAAGTCAGGATGACGTATGATGATAATTTTCTTTACCTCATTGCGGTGTGTTACCATTCTGAACCCGGACCGTATATTGTTGAGTCATTACGCAGAGATTTTTCATTTGGGAAGAATGATAATTTTTTGCTTTTCATGGATCCTTTTGATGATCAGACCAATGGTTTTTCTTTTGGGGCAAATGCTGCTGGAGCACAGTGGGATGGCCTGATGTACGATGGTGGAAGTGTAGACCTCAGCTGGGATAATAAATGGACATCAGAAGTTAAAAATTATGAAGACCGTTGGGTTTTTGAAGCAGCGATTCCATTCAAAACCATTCGCTACAAAAAGGGTATCACAGAGTGGGGCATCAATTTTAGCCGTCTGGATTTAAAAGCTGGCGAAAAGTCTTCCTGGACGCCGGTGCCTCGTCAGTTTCCTTCAGCCTCACTTGCCTATACAGGTACGCTGGTTTGGGATCAGCCTCCTCCCACCGTTGGCGGAAATGTATCTATTATTCCCTATGCACTGGGAGGTGTAAGCCGAGATTTTAACAATGACCTGGATACTGATTACAGGGGAGAGGTTGGGGTAGATGCTAAAGTTGCCATTACCTCCTCTCTCAATCTGGACCTTACAGTAAACCCTGACTTCTCTCAGGTGGAAGTAGATCAGCAAGTGACTAACCTGGATCGTTTTGAACTTTTCTTTCCGGAAAGGAGACAGTTCTTTTTAGAGAATGGCGACCTCTTCGCCAATTTTGGTTATCAGAACATTCGCCCTTTTTTCTCAAGGAGAATCGGCCTGGGCGTGCCCATTCGTTTTGGAGCCAGGCTGAGCGGCAAGGTCAACAAAAACTGGCGAATCGGAGTGATGAATATGCAGACTGGTAAAGTAGAGGAAACGGGTTTGCCTGCACAGAATTTTGCGGTGGCAGCGGTGCAAAGAAGGGTATTTGCCCGCTCCAACATCGGCCTCATTGTGGTAGATAAAGAATCCCTTAACTATACGCCCAGTGATGATCCCCAGATGCCTGAATATTCTCAATACAATCGCAACATCGGACTGGAATATAACCTGGCTTCATCCAATAACCTCTGGACCGGTAAAGCACTTTATCTGCGTTCTTTCAGCCCTGAAGAAAGAGAAAATAATGTGGTGCATGCCGCTAACCTTAATTATGAAAGTAGAAAACTTTCTCTGCGGTGGCAGCATGAATATGTAGGGGAGGGCTATACCGCTGAGGTAGGCTATGTACCCCGCAGAAATTATATCAAGCTCAACCCGGAGGCGGAGTATCGCTTCTTTCCCGATAATAGCTCAGTCGTTAGCCATGGACCTACGATCAGTTCCACCTACTTCTTCAATCACGCTTTTGAGCAGACTGATAATGAGTCTTACTTAGCCTATAATGTCGTATTCCAAAACCGCTCAAACATGAGTGCCTGGGTGGCTCATAACTATGTACAGCTATTGCAGGCGTTTGATCCTACAAATTCGTCGGGAGATACTTTAGCTACTTTTTCCGAACATCACTGGAATGCCTGGGGTACTGAATATGAGTCTACGCCCAACAGTCTGTTCACTTATTCTTTTTCAACACGCTATGGAGGGTATTTCGCCGATGGAAAACGATTAAACCTGACTACAGAAATGGGCTATCGCTTTCAGCCCTATGTAAGTATTTCATTGAGGGCCAGTTACAACAACATACTCTTACCTGAGCCATGGAACAGGAATGAGTTTTGGCTGCTGGGGCCTCGTTTGGATGTAACGATGACCAACAAGCTCTTTTTTACCGCTTTCATGCAATACAACCAGCAGCTGGATAACATCAATCTGAACACGCGTTTACAGTGGCGCTATCAGCCTGCCTCAGACCTGTTTATTGTTTACACAGATAATTACTTTCCAGAACCTTTTGGCGTTAGAAACCGGGCGCTGGTCCTTAAGTTTACGTATTGGTGGAATGTGTAG
- a CDS encoding transporter: protein MKKSLFIILCLSTLGVITIQHIHAQGCVAIRHFSTCSAINDGSNVALHEGQWQIGAAYRYFKSDRHFRGTQEEVDRQVNNTEVINISNSVDVTLTYALNPRLSFNLVLPYVHYSRSSLYEHGLVNGEYVKQERKKTYASGISDVRLSANYWLLDFDRNPGGNIAVGFGIKLPTGNYQAEDLFYNVGPDGGDESRTVDQSIQPGDGGFGLTVEFNAYKEAFSHTYLYAAGFYLINPRETNGARTYRETLVANVLDNEAIMSVPDQYMLRGGISRSIMRLAGLSFSVGARFEGVPVRDLLGGSEGFRRPGYVLSIEPGINFMKGQHNINLSIPVALERNRLQSVTDKETEDALGIPRHGDAAFADYLISLSYSRRF from the coding sequence ATGAAAAAATCTTTATTCATAATACTATGCTTATCCACGCTGGGAGTCATTACTATTCAGCATATTCATGCCCAGGGCTGTGTAGCCATTCGTCACTTTTCTACTTGTAGCGCAATAAATGATGGCTCTAATGTTGCGCTCCATGAGGGGCAGTGGCAAATAGGTGCTGCCTACCGTTACTTCAAATCAGACCGTCATTTCAGAGGTACGCAGGAGGAAGTAGACCGTCAGGTGAATAACACTGAAGTAATTAACATCTCAAATTCAGTAGATGTGACTTTGACCTACGCACTCAACCCCCGCCTAAGCTTCAACCTGGTACTGCCCTATGTCCACTACAGCCGTTCGTCTCTTTATGAACACGGACTGGTCAATGGAGAGTATGTAAAGCAGGAAAGGAAGAAGACTTATGCCTCCGGAATAAGTGATGTTCGGCTTTCGGCCAACTATTGGCTGCTGGACTTTGACCGGAACCCTGGAGGCAATATTGCGGTTGGTTTCGGAATCAAATTACCTACCGGAAACTATCAAGCTGAAGATCTTTTTTATAATGTAGGTCCTGATGGAGGGGATGAAAGTCGTACCGTGGATCAGTCTATACAGCCTGGTGATGGTGGTTTTGGATTGACTGTTGAGTTTAATGCTTATAAAGAAGCTTTCAGCCATACCTACCTTTATGCCGCTGGTTTTTACTTAATCAATCCGCGAGAGACAAATGGGGCACGTACCTACCGTGAGACGCTGGTTGCCAATGTGCTGGACAATGAAGCTATTATGAGCGTACCTGACCAATATATGCTAAGAGGTGGAATCAGCAGAAGCATCATGCGGCTTGCGGGCCTATCTTTTTCAGTAGGTGCACGTTTTGAAGGTGTGCCGGTGAGAGACCTCCTAGGAGGAAGTGAAGGCTTTAGAAGGCCCGGATATGTACTATCTATTGAACCTGGCATCAATTTTATGAAAGGACAGCATAATATCAACCTGAGTATACCCGTCGCTTTGGAAAGAAACCGACTGCAAAGTGTAACTGACAAGGAGACCGAAGATGCGCTGGGTATTCCCCGACACGGTGACGCCGCATTTGCTGATTATCTTATATCTCTGTCTTATAGTAGAAGATTTTAA
- a CDS encoding sensor histidine kinase yields MHNLYKSIIDTIPIFFFLWDRKKKETIFISKKFFDYKSGSYFVPDKSKDDLRQYIHSDYQELYDNFFLFLSEKNNFHDKVELKAADNLPDIKWMELSTYPVVNKKQEVNFISGHISDITSDKAYTKVLENQVKGLDTVLFLMAHELSAPVANIMGLSEVLKYESKNGEHKNHLNFYDTIFDLGSEIQTITRGLIGLIELQKYQDSINLKRTNLKALLENCSRNMIYNKYHQTYEVDLHDIPDDLIIMVQEDQFSRAIEELLLYLQKHKYSDEEIKMHLSEEAADDLTSIAITSADIKLPISIVERVLQHNGRLELKDVKGNRFRGMLELIIAKDIIEKHKGKLETFDLDQHTGFLISIPKRKELQPDFR; encoded by the coding sequence ATGCACAATTTGTACAAAAGTATTATTGATACAATTCCAATATTTTTTTTCCTATGGGATAGAAAAAAGAAAGAGACTATTTTTATCAGCAAAAAATTCTTTGACTATAAGTCAGGTTCATATTTTGTACCTGATAAATCTAAGGATGATTTAAGGCAATATATTCATTCTGACTATCAAGAATTGTATGATAACTTTTTCCTCTTCTTGTCTGAAAAAAATAACTTTCATGATAAAGTAGAACTTAAGGCTGCGGATAATTTACCCGATATCAAGTGGATGGAACTAAGTACTTATCCGGTAGTCAATAAAAAGCAGGAGGTAAACTTTATCTCAGGACATATTAGTGACATTACATCAGACAAGGCTTACACCAAAGTTTTAGAAAACCAGGTCAAGGGATTAGATACCGTCCTTTTTTTGATGGCGCATGAACTGAGCGCTCCAGTTGCCAATATCATGGGCCTGAGCGAGGTACTAAAATATGAGAGCAAGAACGGTGAGCATAAAAATCACCTTAACTTTTACGATACCATTTTTGATTTGGGTAGCGAGATACAAACCATCACCCGGGGGCTGATCGGCCTGATAGAGTTACAAAAATATCAGGATTCCATTAATCTAAAACGTACTAACCTTAAGGCTTTATTGGAAAACTGCAGCCGCAATATGATCTACAATAAATATCATCAAACTTATGAAGTTGATTTGCATGATATTCCTGATGACTTGATCATCATGGTGCAGGAAGACCAGTTCAGTAGAGCGATAGAAGAGTTACTATTATATCTTCAAAAACATAAATATAGTGATGAAGAAATAAAGATGCACCTATCGGAAGAAGCAGCAGATGATTTGACTTCTATTGCTATCACATCTGCGGATATCAAATTACCCATCAGCATTGTGGAAAGAGTACTGCAACATAATGGCAGGCTGGAATTAAAAGATGTGAAAGGTAATCGTTTCCGAGGTATGCTTGAGCTGATTATCGCGAAAGATATTATTGAGAAGCATAAGGGAAAACTTGAAACATTTGACCTTGATCAGCATACAGGCTTTCTCATTTCAATTCCAAAAAGGAAGGAGTTACAACCTGATTTTCGCTGA
- a CDS encoding sensor histidine kinase yields MSAANILSVNKKIIIERWTTSVRNKIPDAHQYNLPVLKNNIPNLIEALIIALESDDARNPVFKSESHGRERAHKTQYTIIHIIKEYHMLKDTIFDVIDEYGDNIETRERDGIMFAIDQAIEQACEVFYQIRTDQRKEAMDKAENLLSDLEKQGIMRDNFIASLSHDLRGPLNNTIQLVELLDEHLSPVKDEFVDHILKGIAKSTAKGNELISNLLDVNLIQAGNPVPIHPEKSDLLEDIRVSIDSLKPSVRERISLQCLQHKVMGYWDSGAICRAVDNLISNAYKYGAKGSVITLNLQQEGEQTILSVHNEGNPIPLDQQKKLFDLYFRANNDKSNGWGLGLTLVKGIAEAHQGKLDVISNANHGTTFSMIIPNQVSH; encoded by the coding sequence ATGAGCGCTGCTAATATCCTCAGTGTTAACAAAAAGATCATCATTGAACGTTGGACTACCTCTGTTCGTAATAAGATTCCGGATGCTCATCAGTATAACTTACCTGTCCTGAAAAATAATATTCCCAATCTTATTGAAGCATTAATCATAGCCCTAGAGTCTGATGATGCCCGTAACCCTGTCTTTAAGAGTGAATCTCACGGGAGAGAAAGGGCCCACAAAACACAATATACCATCATACATATCATCAAAGAATATCATATGCTTAAAGATACTATCTTTGATGTGATAGATGAATATGGGGACAACATAGAAACAAGAGAACGTGACGGAATCATGTTTGCGATTGACCAGGCCATAGAACAAGCCTGCGAGGTTTTCTATCAGATTCGCACTGACCAGCGAAAAGAAGCTATGGACAAAGCTGAGAATCTGCTTTCTGACCTGGAAAAACAAGGTATAATGCGGGATAACTTTATCGCCAGTCTTTCTCATGACCTCAGAGGCCCACTTAATAATACAATTCAACTGGTTGAATTGCTGGATGAGCATCTTTCGCCCGTAAAAGATGAGTTTGTGGATCATATTTTGAAAGGCATCGCTAAAAGTACTGCTAAGGGTAATGAGCTGATCAGCAATCTGCTGGATGTAAACCTTATACAGGCAGGCAACCCTGTTCCGATTCACCCTGAAAAAAGTGACCTCCTTGAGGATATCAGAGTTTCTATAGATTCTCTGAAGCCCTCGGTCAGGGAACGCATTTCTCTTCAGTGTCTGCAGCATAAAGTGATGGGTTACTGGGATTCGGGAGCTATTTGTCGGGCGGTGGACAATCTGATCTCCAATGCATATAAATATGGTGCTAAAGGCAGTGTGATCACTTTAAATTTGCAGCAGGAAGGGGAACAAACCATCCTCTCTGTGCACAATGAAGGAAATCCTATTCCCTTAGATCAGCAGAAGAAGCTATTTGACCTTTATTTTCGCGCCAACAATGATAAATCTAATGGTTGGGGATTAGGACTTACCCTGGTAAAGGGTATCGCTGAGGCTCATCAAGGCAAGCTGGATGTCATCAGCAATGCCAATCATGGTACTACATTCAGTATGATCATTCCCAATCAAGTAAGTCACTAG
- a CDS encoding DUF1059 domain-containing protein, with protein MEKVIHCRDLGFNCDGIIRAQTEKEALQLAADHAQKAHGLGEITPELEEKLKSVLREEHTATLLMR; from the coding sequence ATGGAAAAAGTCATTCACTGCCGTGATCTGGGCTTCAACTGTGATGGTATCATACGTGCTCAAACAGAGAAAGAAGCCTTACAATTAGCCGCTGATCATGCTCAGAAAGCCCACGGATTGGGAGAAATCACACCCGAGCTTGAGGAGAAATTAAAATCAGTTCTCAGAGAAGAGCATACTGCTACTTTGCTCATGAGATAA
- a CDS encoding DUF4943 family protein, with amino-acid sequence MKNFSSFILLFFLSFSYLSCEKNESEQLRNEVEQYMFDLQAGKYDNAVELPAFTTEAIPTLLNYRNNKHLITDFPRNPISSLYNPNCTVGLYTLWIVESIRLRYAQPDKALSGGFPSLTPNLARRSKHVFNPEELEEAQEAAATAYQNWWLDSQSTDLYNQMQIDPLQNTDFYWF; translated from the coding sequence ATGAAAAATTTTTCTTCCTTTATCCTGCTTTTTTTTCTCAGCTTTAGCTATCTCAGCTGTGAGAAAAATGAAAGTGAGCAGCTCAGAAACGAGGTAGAGCAATACATGTTTGATTTACAGGCGGGTAAATATGATAATGCCGTGGAACTTCCTGCTTTTACGACCGAAGCTATCCCTACTCTACTCAATTACAGGAATAATAAGCATCTGATCACAGACTTTCCGCGTAATCCTATTTCTTCACTCTATAATCCTAATTGTACAGTAGGTTTGTACACCCTCTGGATTGTTGAGTCCATACGGCTAAGGTATGCCCAGCCGGATAAAGCTTTAAGCGGTGGTTTTCCTTCTTTGACCCCTAATCTAGCAAGGCGTAGCAAGCATGTCTTTAATCCAGAAGAGCTTGAAGAGGCCCAGGAAGCCGCGGCTACAGCCTATCAAAACTGGTGGTTAGACTCTCAAAGCACAGATTTGTACAATCAGATGCAGATAGATCCTCTGCAGAACACTGATTTCTACTGGTTTTAG
- a CDS encoding M28 family metallopeptidase: MHKLASLWIAMLLSSNSLFAQQEQIMGFTNESSEEQYKLEAKFDSYLKSQNLDVWMERLAARPHHVGSAYGKENAEFMVAKFKEWGFDAELAEYQVLFPTPKVRILEMTSPTKFKARLEEPALKEDATSGQKKEQLPTYNSFSANGDVTAELVFVNYGIPSDYEELEKLGIDVEGKIVIAKYGGSWRGIKPKLAAEKGAIGCIIYSDPKDDGFYRGDVYPEGPFKNKHGVQRGSVLDMPLYPGDPLTPGYAATENAERLDRSEAPTLMKIPVLPISYSDAQPFLAALEGPVAPEDWKGALPITYHVGPGPATVHLKLEFDWQLQPAYNVIAKMEGSAYPDEWIIRGNHHDAWVNGANDPISGMVAVMEEARAVGELVKMGWKPKRTLIYCGWDAEEPGLLGSTEWVEDHLRELKEKAVAYINSDSNGRGFLYAGGSHTLEKFFGQIARDVDDPQTDLTVAERRNARLMTQGEDESNGIKLSALGSGSDYTPFIQHAGIASLNIGFGGENAGGEYHSIYDSYDHYTRFKDPDFIYGIALIKVAGRTSLRLANAEVLPFDFTHFYNTVEGYAEEVMKLADDIREQTDQENEMAEEGIYAAAADPQKPFVAPEPKEEVPHFNFAPLMNELEQLEKLSMELKNINPADVDDDELKKLNTLLYTSERALTIEEGLPGRNWFRHQIYAPGFYTGYGVKTLPQVREAIEQRKWETVDAQIEVLAEVLEGFNQQLIEIKALIE; the protein is encoded by the coding sequence ATGCACAAATTAGCCTCACTATGGATAGCTATGCTGCTATCATCAAACTCTCTGTTCGCTCAACAGGAGCAAATTATGGGCTTTACAAACGAAAGTTCCGAAGAGCAATATAAACTGGAAGCAAAATTTGACAGCTATCTGAAATCACAAAATTTAGATGTGTGGATGGAACGTCTGGCTGCACGTCCGCATCATGTAGGCTCTGCTTACGGAAAAGAAAACGCGGAATTCATGGTAGCAAAATTTAAAGAATGGGGTTTTGATGCTGAGCTGGCTGAGTATCAGGTACTCTTCCCTACGCCGAAGGTCAGAATTCTGGAAATGACCTCACCAACAAAATTTAAAGCCAGATTAGAAGAACCTGCACTTAAAGAGGATGCGACTTCAGGGCAGAAGAAAGAGCAACTTCCTACATATAATAGTTTTTCAGCGAATGGAGATGTCACTGCGGAACTAGTATTTGTCAATTATGGTATACCTTCGGATTACGAAGAACTGGAAAAGCTGGGTATTGATGTAGAAGGCAAAATTGTGATTGCCAAATACGGAGGTTCGTGGAGAGGTATTAAACCCAAACTGGCAGCTGAAAAAGGAGCCATTGGCTGTATCATCTACTCTGACCCCAAAGATGATGGTTTTTACCGTGGAGATGTATATCCCGAAGGGCCTTTCAAAAATAAACATGGGGTACAGCGTGGCTCCGTATTGGACATGCCACTCTATCCCGGAGATCCCTTGACCCCCGGCTATGCCGCTACTGAAAATGCGGAAAGGCTGGACCGCAGTGAAGCCCCTACCCTGATGAAAATCCCGGTCTTACCCATATCTTATAGTGATGCGCAGCCCTTTCTGGCAGCACTTGAAGGTCCGGTAGCTCCTGAAGATTGGAAAGGGGCTTTACCCATTACCTATCATGTAGGTCCAGGCCCTGCCACAGTACATCTCAAGCTTGAATTTGACTGGCAGCTTCAGCCCGCTTATAATGTGATCGCAAAAATGGAAGGAAGCGCGTATCCTGACGAATGGATCATCCGTGGAAACCATCATGATGCCTGGGTAAATGGCGCCAATGACCCCATCAGCGGTATGGTAGCGGTGATGGAAGAAGCCAGAGCGGTAGGAGAGCTGGTCAAAATGGGTTGGAAACCTAAAAGAACATTAATTTACTGCGGCTGGGATGCTGAAGAACCAGGCTTATTAGGCTCTACAGAATGGGTTGAAGATCATTTGCGCGAGTTAAAGGAAAAGGCAGTGGCTTACATCAATTCTGATTCTAACGGAAGAGGTTTTCTTTATGCGGGAGGCTCACATACTTTGGAGAAGTTTTTTGGCCAGATCGCCCGGGATGTGGATGACCCACAAACGGATTTAACAGTAGCGGAGAGAAGAAACGCGCGCCTCATGACGCAGGGAGAAGATGAAAGCAATGGCATCAAACTATCTGCCCTTGGCTCAGGCTCAGATTATACCCCATTCATCCAGCATGCGGGAATAGCATCTTTGAACATAGGATTTGGGGGTGAAAACGCGGGAGGTGAGTACCACTCCATTTATGATTCCTATGATCATTACACCCGCTTCAAAGACCCTGATTTTATCTACGGCATTGCTCTGATCAAAGTAGCAGGAAGAACTTCTCTTCGCCTGGCCAATGCGGAAGTACTACCCTTTGACTTTACTCATTTTTACAATACAGTAGAGGGTTACGCAGAAGAAGTGATGAAGCTGGCAGACGATATACGGGAACAAACAGATCAAGAAAACGAAATGGCCGAAGAAGGGATATACGCAGCAGCAGCAGATCCCCAAAAGCCATTTGTAGCCCCTGAACCTAAAGAAGAAGTACCGCACTTCAACTTCGCACCATTGATGAATGAACTGGAACAACTGGAAAAGCTGAGCATGGAACTCAAAAATATCAATCCCGCTGATGTTGATGATGATGAATTGAAAAAACTCAATACACTGTTATATACCAGCGAAAGAGCACTTACCATAGAGGAGGGATTACCGGGACGTAACTGGTTTCGCCACCAGATCTATGCCCCAGGCTTTTATACCGGCTATGGCGTCAAAACACTACCACAAGTCAGGGAAGCCATTGAGCAGAGAAAGTGGGAGACAGTTGATGCGCAGATAGAGGTGCTGGCCGAAGTCCTGGAAGGCTTTAACCAGCAATTGATAGAAATCAAAGCACTAATTGAGTAA